The Candidatus Bathyarchaeia archaeon genome window below encodes:
- a CDS encoding DUF4430 domain-containing protein yields the protein MKRAQTLLFIIAVITVSVVAAGLLGQTSNDHASEVKVRVVVTKDYGAELILDREVEMTKGATVIDALREVAKVETAYGGGFVNAINDIRSEYTGTGVAKRDWFIYINGVLADVGGADYRVEDDTTTWWDFHDWDFHTFITAAVGLFPEPFLHGYKGKVCETIIIYEDELLDEAMLLNSTLTECGVRGVSILKASELSREDRESPNLIILGTIKSPLISELNGIYQQLGFYIHYEGDRMLVLNSSGELAAEYSTGGMIQATQNPWNPKGTMAGESVVWVLSGINEDDVNDVVEVLISSREELAHAFAATVVEGQVSRVPPC from the coding sequence ATGAAGAGAGCCCAGACACTACTGTTCATTATAGCCGTTATTACGGTATCCGTAGTAGCGGCTGGGCTGCTGGGTCAAACCTCAAACGATCATGCTTCGGAAGTTAAGGTAAGAGTGGTTGTGACTAAAGATTATGGGGCGGAGTTAATACTCGACAGGGAGGTGGAGATGACTAAGGGGGCGACTGTTATTGATGCCTTAAGGGAGGTCGCAAAAGTGGAGACAGCATATGGGGGAGGATTTGTAAACGCAATAAATGATATCCGTTCCGAGTATACCGGAACCGGTGTGGCCAAGCGGGATTGGTTCATTTATATTAATGGTGTGCTTGCAGATGTAGGTGGGGCTGACTACAGAGTCGAGGACGACACCACAACGTGGTGGGATTTTCATGACTGGGACTTTCATACTTTTATAACAGCCGCTGTAGGTTTGTTTCCCGAGCCTTTCCTCCACGGCTATAAGGGAAAGGTCTGCGAAACTATCATCATATATGAAGATGAGTTATTGGATGAGGCTATGCTCCTCAACAGCACTCTAACGGAATGCGGGGTGAGAGGCGTCTCAATCTTAAAAGCCAGCGAGCTATCCAGAGAGGACAGAGAAAGTCCGAATCTAATAATTCTGGGCACGATCAAGTCACCCCTGATCTCTGAGTTGAATGGAATCTATCAACAGCTCGGCTTCTACATACACTATGAGGGGGACAGAATGTTAGTCCTTAATTCGAGTGGCGAGTTAGCTGCTGAGTATAGCACCGGCGGGATGATCCAAGCGACTCAGAATCCATGGAATCCGAAGGGAACCATGGCTGGTGAGAGTGTAGTCTGGGTCTTAAGCGGCATAAATGAAGATGATGTGAATGACGTGGTTGAAGTGTTGATCTCAAGCCGAGAGGAACTCGCCCACGCCTTCGCAGCTACGGTAGTCGAAGGCCAGGTGAGTAGGGTTCCACCATGTTAA
- a CDS encoding prenyltransferase/squalene oxidase repeat-containing protein: protein MLVVSLLGVVLTPTPQGSLRKSETSFGSSSGVILESVTSNTPDYAENMERALAYLRGQQTFEGDIGGYENSAWVVMALVAAGEDPYSCKMDDAAHSIMDYLRDNVDKMGTKATDYERTILALTAAKADVENFGGVDYLRALISFYRNGQIGDETLLNDDYWGILALISTGERANSEVIQASREYILRNQNIDGGWGFAVGGHSDTDDTSAAVMALISAGESPNSTAIRAALEYLKTSQTPDGGFSWRQGSNSSNSLSTAWVVSALRAVGEDPTSAEWEINGSSPLEFLLSLQDTDGAFRWTRTDRSNSVYTTAAVLTALSGKSYPVIIDPQVVVRVEGPTSTLFSDTITLSGSVTITDSKGGQYTINADTPISALDAASQRAGFSYTATYSPGFSELFIADIAGSSSWMYRVNGVSPWYGGGYGWQANGPNLANGDEILWYYTSTWTELPLRVSVDKTGVTPGGVVTVTVTTTDQDYYHNPPNPWPTVNWVPVQGATVHADRSYSTGADGKVEIPITSGTFIYAEKSNYIRSNKIFVAVELSGYTTEQIEALAEAQEEVEHSGNVEYAYNRLVEKAVIPSDGSGINLTEESRRCLTENFGDYLERYPTLEGRVLLLHMLGITQIPTSSESLETEISVEKMANQNEVPQIVEDAKAILAAEGSVDAAYRYLVKNGVIPNDILSISENSDQRYQLLELYGQKLEKYPTFEGRILLLKALGIEELN from the coding sequence ACATCAAACACGCCAGACTACGCTGAGAATATGGAGAGGGCACTTGCCTATTTGAGGGGGCAGCAGACATTCGAGGGGGATATTGGGGGATACGAGAACTCAGCCTGGGTTGTTATGGCATTAGTTGCAGCTGGCGAGGACCCGTATAGTTGCAAGATGGACGACGCAGCACATTCGATAATGGATTACTTGAGGGACAACGTGGATAAGATGGGAACCAAGGCAACTGACTATGAGAGAACAATTCTAGCCTTAACTGCCGCTAAGGCCGATGTGGAAAATTTTGGTGGGGTAGACTATTTAAGAGCTTTAATTAGCTTTTACCGTAACGGTCAGATTGGCGATGAGACGCTTCTTAACGATGACTATTGGGGTATCTTAGCTTTAATCTCAACAGGGGAAAGAGCAAACTCTGAGGTAATCCAAGCCAGTAGGGAGTATATCCTGAGAAACCAGAACATTGACGGTGGATGGGGGTTCGCCGTTGGGGGGCACAGTGACACGGATGATACATCAGCTGCAGTGATGGCTCTTATATCAGCAGGAGAGAGCCCCAACTCTACTGCGATAAGAGCGGCACTAGAGTATCTGAAGACCAGCCAAACTCCGGACGGCGGTTTTTCTTGGAGACAGGGATCTAACTCCTCAAATTCCTTATCAACCGCCTGGGTTGTTAGTGCGTTAAGAGCTGTTGGTGAAGACCCCACAAGTGCTGAGTGGGAGATTAACGGCAGTAGCCCCTTGGAGTTCCTACTAAGTCTGCAGGATACTGATGGAGCCTTCAGGTGGACACGAACCGACAGATCCAACTCAGTCTACACGACTGCGGCTGTGCTGACAGCATTGTCGGGCAAGTCTTACCCCGTTATTATCGATCCACAAGTTGTAGTGAGGGTTGAAGGGCCTACATCTACACTATTTAGCGACACCATAACGCTCTCAGGCAGTGTAACTATTACCGATAGTAAAGGCGGCCAGTATACGATAAATGCCGACACCCCTATAAGCGCCTTAGATGCGGCCTCACAGCGCGCGGGGTTCAGCTATACTGCAACTTATAGCCCAGGTTTCTCCGAGCTATTTATCGCGGATATAGCAGGATCCTCGTCTTGGATGTACAGGGTTAATGGCGTTTCTCCGTGGTATGGTGGGGGTTACGGTTGGCAAGCCAACGGCCCCAACCTAGCGAATGGCGACGAGATATTATGGTATTATACTAGTACGTGGACAGAGCTTCCCCTTCGAGTTTCGGTAGATAAGACCGGCGTCACGCCAGGCGGCGTTGTAACAGTCACCGTTACCACTACAGATCAGGACTACTATCACAACCCACCAAACCCTTGGCCTACCGTTAACTGGGTACCAGTTCAAGGCGCAACTGTTCATGCCGACCGAAGTTATTCTACAGGCGCGGATGGTAAAGTTGAGATACCCATAACCTCAGGAACTTTTATCTACGCGGAGAAGAGCAATTATATCCGAAGCAACAAGATTTTCGTCGCAGTCGAGTTAAGTGGGTATACGACAGAGCAGATCGAGGCATTGGCAGAGGCGCAGGAAGAAGTTGAGCATAGCGGCAATGTTGAATATGCATACAACCGGTTGGTTGAGAAGGCGGTTATACCCTCAGACGGCTCTGGAATAAACTTGACCGAAGAGTCACGCCGGTGCTTGACGGAAAATTTTGGGGATTACTTGGAAAGATACCCGACTCTTGAGGGCAGAGTTCTCCTTCTTCACATGTTGGGTATAACGCAAATCCCAACCTCAAGCGAGAGTCTCGAAACTGAGATCAGTGTGGAGAAGATGGCCAACCAGAACGAAGTGCCGCAGATAGTTGAGGATGCCAAAGCTATATTGGCTGCCGAGGGCAGTGTGGACGCTGCATACAGGTATCTAGTTAAGAACGGTGTGATACCCAACGACATCCTTTCAATCTCTGAAAACTCAGATCAACGCTACCAGCTGCTAGAACTGTATGGCCAAAAACTTGAGAAATACCCAACCTTCGAAGGGAGGATCCTCCTCCTAAAGGCATTAGGGATCGAGGAACTCAATTAG
- a CDS encoding energy-coupling factor transporter transmembrane component T codes for MLSYRYIDTPIHRLHPWPKVVWLSGLIILSLIFDHPIYILLMFLSTLPVVVIAKVTSRWLYFMRTAFLLCLFIVAINALFSGSGTNIVYSSPLNLPLIGRLTVTLEGIIFGVGMSLRLFAIISAFAILNLIINPDDLLLQAAKLKAPYKIVLATSLATRFFPTLLKDAETIMDAQRSRGIELDRGHFLRKIRNAAPIFIALLSSSLERSIQVAESMEARAFGSKNKRSTYRKIDMSRTDRALVALAVSPLILGTVMRLLNYGEYSYYPSVEEVILDGAAPLLMFTLLSLPIATTVLLPPNKEVKG; via the coding sequence ATGTTAAGCTACAGATACATAGATACACCAATTCACAGACTTCACCCATGGCCAAAAGTGGTCTGGCTGAGTGGGCTGATTATTCTCAGCCTGATCTTCGACCACCCAATCTATATTCTGTTAATGTTCCTCTCAACATTGCCTGTAGTTGTAATTGCAAAGGTAACTAGTAGGTGGCTATATTTTATGAGGACTGCATTCCTACTTTGCCTCTTCATAGTAGCCATAAATGCTCTATTCTCAGGTTCTGGCACAAATATAGTATACTCCTCACCTCTAAATCTGCCTTTGATAGGCCGTTTGACAGTCACCCTTGAAGGCATTATTTTCGGGGTTGGAATGTCCCTCAGACTCTTCGCAATAATCTCAGCCTTCGCTATATTGAATCTCATTATCAACCCAGATGACCTCCTGCTACAGGCGGCTAAGCTTAAAGCCCCTTACAAAATAGTGCTTGCGACATCTCTCGCCACAAGATTCTTCCCAACCCTTCTTAAGGATGCGGAGACCATAATGGACGCCCAACGGTCTAGGGGCATAGAACTTGATAGGGGGCACTTTCTCCGAAAGATTAGGAATGCGGCGCCGATTTTTATTGCCCTCCTCTCAAGCTCCTTGGAGAGGTCGATACAGGTCGCAGAGTCAATGGAGGCTAGGGCTTTCGGGTCGAAAAATAAGCGGTCTACATATAGGAAAATAGACATGAGCCGAACCGACCGGGCGCTAGTAGCTCTAGCCGTTTCACCGCTCATCCTCGGTACCGTTATGAGGCTGCTTAATTATGGCGAATACAGCTACTACCCAAGCGTCGAGGAAGTAATTTTAGATGGAGCTGCCCCCCTCCTAATGTTTACCTTACTTTCACTGCCCATAGCCACTACGGTATTATTACCACCAAACAAGGAGGTTAAAGGCTGA